In one Staphylococcus lutrae genomic region, the following are encoded:
- the ychF gene encoding redox-regulated ATPase YchF, with protein sequence MALTAGIVGLPNVGKSTLFNAITKAGALAANYPFATIDPNVGIVEVPDIRLSKLETIVNPKRTVPTTFEFTDIAGIVKGASKGEGLGNKFLSHIREVDAICQVVRAFDDENVTHVAGRVNPIDDIEVINMELALADLESVDKRLPRLEKLAKQKDKAALNEVRILTRIKEALENGQPVRSLEFNDEDQKYVNQAQLLTSKSMLYIANVGEDEVNDVENDKVKAIREYAANEDSEVIVISAKIEEEIATLDDEDKAMFLEELGIEEPGLNRLIRKAYDLLGLATYFTAGVQEVRAWTFKEGMTAPQCAGIIHTDFERGFIRAEVTSYDDFVTHNGEQGAKEAGKMRLEGKDYVMQDGDVVHFRFNV encoded by the coding sequence ATGGCTTTAACAGCTGGAATTGTCGGCTTACCGAATGTCGGAAAATCAACGTTATTTAATGCAATTACAAAAGCAGGGGCGCTTGCTGCAAATTATCCATTTGCTACAATTGATCCCAATGTCGGAATTGTGGAAGTACCGGATATACGCCTCTCAAAATTAGAAACAATCGTTAATCCTAAAAGAACCGTGCCGACAACTTTTGAGTTTACAGATATTGCGGGTATTGTGAAAGGGGCTTCAAAAGGTGAAGGGCTTGGAAATAAGTTTTTATCACATATTCGTGAAGTGGATGCCATTTGCCAGGTCGTACGTGCATTTGACGATGAAAACGTGACACATGTGGCGGGGCGTGTAAACCCAATCGATGATATTGAAGTCATTAACATGGAGTTGGCATTAGCCGATTTAGAATCTGTAGATAAACGCTTACCACGTCTCGAAAAGTTAGCGAAACAAAAGGATAAAGCTGCATTGAATGAAGTGCGTATATTGACTCGAATTAAAGAAGCACTTGAAAATGGTCAACCTGTGCGCAGTTTAGAATTTAATGATGAAGATCAAAAGTATGTCAATCAAGCACAATTATTAACATCAAAATCGATGCTCTACATTGCGAATGTCGGTGAAGATGAAGTGAATGATGTTGAAAATGATAAAGTTAAAGCAATTCGAGAGTATGCAGCGAATGAAGATTCAGAAGTGATTGTGATTAGTGCCAAAATTGAAGAAGAAATCGCAACGTTAGATGACGAGGACAAAGCCATGTTCTTAGAAGAATTAGGGATTGAAGAGCCTGGATTGAACCGACTCATCCGTAAAGCATATGATTTGTTAGGATTGGCAACGTACTTTACAGCAGGTGTGCAAGAAGTGCGTGCATGGACATTTAAGGAAGGAATGACTGCCCCACAATGTGCCGGCATTATTCATACAGACTTTGAACGTGGTTTCATTCGTGCTGAAGTGACAAGTTATGATGATTTCGTAACGCATAATGGTGAACAAGGTGCAAAAGAAGCGGGGAAAATGCGCTTAGAAGGTAAAGATTATGTGATGCAAGATGGAG
- a CDS encoding mechanosensitive ion channel family protein, whose amino-acid sequence MNQFKAVLQSMIQPLLEPETYSNLLTKLIIVLIYVFAAFVVVRILNKIIAQFFKVNNRSTKSSRAKRSKTLITLVQNVVGYIIWFITLTTILSKFGISVESILAGAGVVGLAIGFGAQTLVKDIITGFFIIFENQFDVGDYVSIKNNSAPIAEGTVKAIGLRSTRILSFTGELSIIPNGTMSEVTNFSVTNGVSIIDIPVSIHEKIDEVEKKMNLFLKSIPKKYDIFTAPPEVLGVNTFNSYEVMIRVAGETMPGESFSGSRILRRELKEFLQSEGIEAPMPTLVQLYQEQQNKKT is encoded by the coding sequence ATGAATCAATTTAAAGCAGTATTGCAAAGTATGATTCAACCTTTATTAGAACCAGAAACGTATTCAAATTTATTAACGAAACTCATTATCGTTTTAATTTATGTATTTGCGGCATTTGTAGTGGTTCGCATTTTAAATAAAATCATTGCACAATTTTTCAAAGTGAACAATCGTTCTACCAAAAGTAGCCGTGCCAAACGATCGAAAACATTGATTACATTAGTGCAAAACGTTGTAGGTTATATTATTTGGTTTATTACTTTAACGACGATACTGAGTAAGTTTGGTATTAGCGTAGAAAGTATTTTAGCAGGTGCCGGTGTTGTAGGACTTGCGATTGGTTTTGGTGCACAAACATTAGTGAAGGATATTATTACAGGTTTCTTTATCATTTTTGAAAACCAATTTGATGTGGGAGATTACGTCAGCATAAAAAATAATAGTGCACCGATTGCTGAGGGAACGGTCAAAGCGATTGGGTTACGTTCAACCCGTATTTTATCTTTTACTGGTGAGTTATCGATTATTCCAAATGGGACGATGAGTGAAGTGACCAATTTTTCAGTGACCAATGGGGTCTCAATTATTGACATTCCAGTATCGATTCATGAGAAAATTGATGAAGTAGAGAAAAAAATGAACCTCTTTTTGAAATCCATTCCTAAGAAATATGACATTTTTACAGCACCACCCGAAGTGCTAGGCGTCAACACGTTTAATAGTTATGAAGTGATGATTCGTGTGGCCGGTGAAACGATGCCGGGTGAAAGTTTCAGTGGTTCTCGAATTTTGCGACGCGAGTTAAAGGAGTTTCTTCAATCTGAAGGTATCGAAGCACCAATGCCAACACTTGTTCAGTTATATCAAGAGCAACAAAACAAGAAAACATAG
- a CDS encoding DUF951 domain-containing protein, which translates to MASKYELNDIVEMKKQHACGTNRFKIIRMGADIRIKCENCQRSIMLPRQTFNKKLKKVLEKASPNDKENESWL; encoded by the coding sequence GTGGCTTCAAAGTATGAATTAAATGATATAGTAGAGATGAAGAAGCAACATGCATGTGGAACAAATCGCTTTAAAATCATTCGCATGGGCGCTGATATCCGTATTAAGTGTGAAAATTGTCAGCGTAGCATTATGTTGCCACGTCAAACGTTCAATAAAAAATTAAAAAAAGTACTCGAAAAAGCGAGTCCAAATGATAAGGAGAATGAATCATGGCTTTAA
- a CDS encoding ParB/RepB/Spo0J family partition protein: MTSQQYSQSPESEHVQWIALTEIRPNPYQPRKTFDDEKLAELAQSITQHGVLQPIIVTQAVQGYYIVAGERRYRASLRAELPEIPAIVKSFSDGEMRELAIIENLQREDLNALEEAESYHQLMTHLKLTQKEVAERLGKSRPYIANMLRLLKLPVKIRTLIREEQLSGGHGRTLLALKDPATMVKYAHLVIRESWSVRYLEQKVAEHMGTVQKDTSKSSASAKKPARIRQHEQQLSQQYGTRVEISTKKQVGEITFTFHSERDYHRLIQQLKNM, encoded by the coding sequence ATGACGTCGCAACAGTACAGTCAGTCGCCTGAATCAGAGCATGTCCAATGGATTGCCTTAACAGAGATCAGACCTAACCCGTACCAACCGAGAAAAACGTTTGACGATGAAAAATTAGCTGAACTTGCTCAATCTATCACACAACATGGCGTGCTACAACCGATTATTGTGACACAGGCCGTTCAGGGTTATTATATTGTCGCAGGGGAGCGACGCTATCGCGCAAGTCTGAGGGCAGAGTTACCGGAGATTCCCGCCATCGTCAAATCTTTTTCGGATGGTGAAATGCGTGAACTTGCAATCATTGAGAACTTGCAACGAGAAGACCTCAATGCGTTGGAAGAAGCGGAAAGTTATCATCAACTGATGACGCATCTAAAGTTGACACAAAAAGAAGTGGCTGAACGACTAGGGAAATCGAGACCTTACATTGCGAATATGTTGAGACTTCTCAAATTACCTGTTAAGATTAGAACTTTGATACGTGAAGAACAATTATCAGGAGGGCATGGACGTACCTTGTTGGCATTGAAAGATCCGGCAACTATGGTGAAGTATGCCCATTTAGTGATCCGGGAGTCTTGGAGTGTACGTTACCTTGAACAAAAAGTCGCAGAACATATGGGGACGGTACAAAAAGACACATCGAAGTCGTCAGCGTCAGCGAAAAAGCCTGCCCGTATTCGTCAGCATGAGCAACAATTAAGTCAGCAATATGGAACGCGTGTCGAGATTTCTACGAAGAAACAAGTGGGCGAAATTACTTTTACATTTCATTCTGAAAGAGATTACCATCGTCTCATTCAACAGCTCAAAAACATGTAG
- a CDS encoding PLP-dependent transferase, whose protein sequence is MKETTLAQITLTQDTTGAITNPIYLSTAYQHEGLGQSTGYDYTRTKNPTRQVFEDAFAQLEGGIASFATASGMASIQLVCNLFKPNDEVLVSFDLYGGTFRLFQFYETQYDIHFKYVDFTKPDCVAAAITPRTKALFIEPLSNPLMIEIDLTPYYRLAAQHQLLTIIDNTFLTPYLTTPLQEGADIVLHSATKYIGGHNDVLAGVVTVKDAQLAETLGQFHNMIGATLSPIDSYLLLRGLKTLHLRVERSQQNAQRLAEKCQQLSGIQEVLYSGRTGMLSLRLEPQYNVDTLLRQLQVLRFAESLGGTETFVTFPFTQTHIDMPDDEKERRGIDQHLIRLSIGIEAYEDIEQDFIQALQKSKEVICNDVLETHTTDL, encoded by the coding sequence ATGAAAGAAACGACCCTTGCCCAAATCACTTTGACCCAAGACACAACCGGCGCGATCACGAATCCCATTTATCTCTCTACTGCCTATCAGCATGAAGGACTCGGACAATCGACAGGTTACGACTACACGCGCACAAAAAATCCCACGCGCCAAGTATTTGAAGATGCTTTTGCACAGCTTGAAGGTGGCATTGCATCCTTTGCAACAGCAAGCGGTATGGCCAGTATTCAATTGGTTTGCAACCTTTTTAAGCCAAACGATGAAGTACTCGTCTCCTTTGATCTATATGGTGGGACTTTCCGGCTGTTTCAATTTTATGAAACGCAATACGATATCCATTTTAAGTATGTTGACTTTACAAAGCCAGATTGCGTTGCAGCAGCAATTACACCTCGAACGAAAGCATTATTCATTGAACCCCTATCGAATCCATTAATGATTGAGATAGACCTTACACCTTATTATCGACTCGCAGCACAACACCAATTATTAACGATTATTGACAATACTTTCCTTACGCCCTATTTAACTACGCCACTTCAGGAAGGTGCCGATATCGTACTGCATTCCGCGACGAAATATATTGGCGGGCACAATGATGTCCTTGCTGGTGTAGTGACTGTCAAGGATGCACAACTCGCAGAAACATTAGGACAATTTCATAACATGATTGGTGCGACACTCTCACCTATTGATAGCTATCTTCTGCTACGCGGACTCAAAACCTTGCATTTAAGAGTCGAGCGTTCACAACAAAATGCACAACGTTTAGCAGAGAAATGTCAACAATTATCAGGAATTCAAGAGGTTTTATACAGTGGTCGTACGGGGATGTTAAGCTTACGGCTCGAGCCTCAGTACAATGTCGATACACTTTTACGTCAACTTCAAGTCCTACGTTTTGCAGAAAGCCTTGGCGGCACTGAAACATTTGTCACTTTTCCTTTCACACAAACACACATAGATATGCCAGATGACGAAAAAGAACGCCGCGGCATCGATCAACATTTAATTCGCTTGTCCATCGGTATTGAAGCTTATGAAGACATTGAACAAGATTTTATTCAAGCACTTCAGAAATCAAAAGAGGTGATTTGCAATGACGTACTCGAAACCCACACAACTGATTTATGA
- the metC gene encoding cystathionine beta-lyase MetC: MTYSKPTQLIYDDQCGETYHSANPPLYYASTYHQHRLGEHVPYDYARSGNPNRALLEKKLAQLEDGQYAFAFNSGISAITSVFLTLRAGDHIILPDDVYGGTFRLTEQILSRFGLTFSTVNTEHLSEIQAAIRPSTRLIYLETPSNPLFKITDIRKVAQLAQAHQLLLAVDNTFMTPLGQNPLALGTDIVIHSATKFLGGHSDLIAGAVVTNDKALADALYLIQNGTGSALSVYDSWTLTQHLKTLVVRYQQSVENAQHISQFLARHPAIAQVYYPGHSEIHLNQAKHGGAVIGFRLKNESYAQSFVDRLTLPLVSVSLGGVETILSHPYTMSHAAIPQHIREARGITFGLFRLSVGLEDVNELIADLDFALKEGYDEPITRGTTT, translated from the coding sequence ATGACGTACTCGAAACCCACACAACTGATTTATGACGATCAATGTGGTGAGACTTATCATAGTGCGAATCCACCCCTATATTATGCTTCGACATATCACCAACATCGCTTAGGAGAACATGTCCCATATGATTACGCTAGAAGTGGGAATCCCAATCGCGCATTGCTTGAAAAGAAACTGGCTCAACTGGAAGACGGCCAATATGCATTTGCATTCAATTCGGGCATCTCAGCGATTACATCAGTGTTTTTAACTTTACGCGCAGGGGATCATATCATTTTACCAGATGATGTATATGGCGGAACGTTTCGTTTAACTGAACAAATTCTGTCACGCTTTGGATTGACTTTTTCAACGGTGAATACGGAACATCTCTCAGAAATTCAAGCGGCCATTCGTCCGTCAACACGATTGATTTATCTTGAAACACCGTCTAATCCACTATTTAAGATTACAGACATTCGTAAAGTCGCACAACTCGCTCAAGCACACCAACTCTTGCTTGCAGTCGACAACACGTTTATGACGCCCCTCGGTCAAAACCCTTTGGCGTTAGGGACAGATATTGTGATTCACAGTGCGACTAAGTTTTTAGGTGGGCATAGTGATTTGATTGCCGGCGCTGTCGTGACCAACGATAAAGCCCTCGCCGATGCACTCTATCTCATTCAAAATGGCACGGGAAGTGCGCTTTCTGTGTACGACAGTTGGACTTTAACACAACATCTCAAAACATTAGTTGTACGTTACCAGCAGTCAGTCGAGAACGCGCAACATATCTCTCAATTTTTAGCGCGTCATCCGGCGATTGCACAAGTATACTACCCTGGACACAGTGAAATTCATCTCAATCAAGCAAAACACGGCGGTGCTGTCATTGGTTTCCGATTAAAAAATGAGTCATACGCCCAATCGTTTGTTGATCGTCTTACCTTACCCCTCGTATCTGTCAGCTTAGGGGGCGTCGAAACGATTCTCTCACATCCTTATACGATGTCACATGCGGCGATTCCTCAACATATTCGGGAAGCACGTGGCATTACGTTTGGCTTATTCCGATTAAGTGTCGGTTTAGAAGATGTCAACGAACTCATTGCCGACCTTGATTTTGCATTAAAGGAGGGATACGATGAGCCGATTACTCGAGGCACTACAACATAA